The Micromonospora sp. NBC_00421 genome contains a region encoding:
- the trxA gene encoding thioredoxin codes for MGATKVVTDASFTADVLKSDKPVLVDFWAEWCGPCRKVSPLLEEIAGEMAGQVTIVKLNIDENPETARAYRVMSVPTLTIFKNGEPVQSIAGAKPKGELVRLIESAL; via the coding sequence GTGGGAGCAACGAAGGTCGTCACGGACGCCAGCTTCACCGCCGACGTGCTGAAGTCCGACAAGCCGGTCCTGGTGGACTTCTGGGCCGAGTGGTGCGGGCCGTGCCGCAAGGTCTCGCCGCTGCTTGAGGAGATCGCGGGCGAGATGGCCGGCCAGGTCACCATCGTCAAGCTCAACATCGACGAGAACCCGGAGACCGCCCGCGCCTACCGGGTGATGTCGGTGCCGACCCTGACCATCTTCAAGAACGGCGAGCCGGTGCAGTCGATCGCCGGGGCCAAGCCGAAGGGCGAACTGGTCCGGCTGATCGAGTCGGCGCTCTGA
- a CDS encoding N-acetylmuramoyl-L-alanine amidase, translating to MRPIRPGDRGPAVTEIRAVLTGLDLLPATPGDEFDSATERAVRAFQQSRGLSADGRVGAETWRALDAARWRLGARTLYHAVPEPLTGEDVRSLQERLLEMGYDAGRADAVYGVRTSRAVAQFQREVGLKPDGSCGPYTMDALRRLGRKVVGGRPQWLRESDAIRQSGPTLVGRTVVIDPGHGGTDPGVVVPDGNLRWTEADLVHDLASRLEGRLAAAGVRVQLTRGPAPRACLPDTDRAELANSLGADVFISLHTDGHANPAADGVATYHYGTDNGVTSATGERLAGLVQREIVARTGLRDCRTHAKAWDLLRLTRMPAVRVEVGYLTSPQDRSRLVDPRFRDRLVEAIVAAVQRMFFPVERDVPTGSIDVSALRAVVAAGAVRD from the coding sequence GTGCGTCCGATCCGACCCGGTGACCGCGGACCGGCCGTAACCGAGATCCGCGCGGTCCTGACCGGCCTGGACCTCCTTCCGGCCACCCCCGGCGACGAGTTCGACAGCGCCACCGAACGTGCCGTCCGGGCCTTCCAGCAGTCCCGTGGGCTCAGCGCCGACGGCCGGGTGGGTGCGGAGACCTGGCGGGCCCTGGACGCCGCCCGCTGGCGGCTCGGCGCCCGCACCCTCTACCACGCGGTGCCCGAACCCCTCACCGGCGAGGACGTCCGCTCGTTGCAGGAGCGACTGCTGGAGATGGGGTACGACGCAGGCCGCGCCGACGCCGTCTACGGGGTACGCACCTCACGGGCGGTGGCGCAGTTCCAACGCGAGGTCGGGTTGAAGCCGGACGGCTCCTGTGGCCCGTACACGATGGATGCGCTGCGCCGGCTCGGCCGCAAGGTGGTCGGCGGACGCCCCCAGTGGCTCCGCGAATCCGACGCGATCCGGCAGTCCGGCCCGACGCTTGTCGGGCGGACCGTCGTCATCGACCCGGGGCACGGCGGCACCGACCCCGGGGTGGTGGTGCCCGACGGCAACCTGCGCTGGACCGAGGCGGACCTGGTGCACGACCTGGCCAGCCGGCTGGAGGGCCGGCTCGCCGCAGCCGGGGTACGGGTGCAGCTGACCCGTGGCCCGGCGCCCCGGGCCTGCCTGCCGGACACCGACCGGGCGGAGCTGGCCAACTCGCTCGGCGCGGACGTGTTCATCTCGCTGCACACCGACGGCCATGCCAACCCGGCCGCCGACGGGGTGGCCACCTACCACTACGGCACCGACAACGGGGTCACCTCGGCCACCGGGGAACGACTGGCCGGGCTGGTGCAGCGGGAGATCGTCGCGCGGACCGGGCTGCGGGACTGTCGTACCCACGCCAAGGCGTGGGATCTGCTGCGGTTGACCAGGATGCCCGCCGTGCGGGTCGAGGTGGGCTACCTGACCTCCCCGCAGGACCGGTCCCGGCTGGTCGATCCCCGGTTCCGGGACCGGCTCGTCGAGGCGATCGTGGCCGCCGTACAGCGGATGTTCTTCCCCGTCGAGCGGGACGTGCCGACCGGCTCGATCGACGTGAGCGCACTGCGGGCGGTGGTGGCCGCCGGCGCGGTCCGCGACTGA